In the Loxodonta africana isolate mLoxAfr1 chromosome 1, mLoxAfr1.hap2, whole genome shotgun sequence genome, one interval contains:
- the LOC100668305 gene encoding olfactory receptor 14J1-like has protein sequence MFNFTTMSGFFLMSFSGNPEIEILYASLFLVLYLGALTGNTLIIIATSMDNSLYSPVYFFLKHLSFLDLCYISVTVPRSICNSFMHNGNISLWECILQCFAFTVCGSSEMAMLTVMSYDRYVAICLPLRYEIIMNVSTCVNGVLAIWISGVISGVMHTAATFSIHFCGPNIIHQFFCNVPQLLKLSCSNDYVSELGVSVFLSLVTFLCFIFIGLSYTHIFSTVLSIPSAEGRSKAFSTCLPHLCVVILFVSTSVFEFLKPPSDSPVPSDFLLTVFYTVVPSTLNPMIYSLRNKAMMTALQKVLKGKKA, from the coding sequence ATGTTTAATTTCACTACAATGAGTGGGTTTTTTCTCATGAGCTTCTCTGGCAATCCTGAGATAGAAATCTTATATGCTTCTTTGTTTTTAGTCTTATACTTAGGGGCTTTAACTGGTAATACTCTCATTATCATTGCAACTTCTATGGACAATAGTCTCTACTCACCTGTGTATTTCTTCCTGAAACATCTCTCCTTTTTGGATCTGTGCTATATTTCTGTGACTGTACCAAGGTCCATTTGCAACTCTTTCATGCATAATGGCAATATTTCCCTCTGGGAGTGCATACTGCAGTGTTTTGCATTCACTGTCTGTGGTTCTTCTGAAATGGCCATGCTCACAGtgatgtcctatgaccgctacgtGGCCATCTGCCTTCCACTGCGCTATGAAATCATCATGAATGTCAGCACCTgtgttaatggagtcttagccATCTGGATCAGTGGAGTCATCTCTGGAGTCATGCATACAGCTGCTACTTTCTCCATCCACTTCTGTGGTCCCAATATCATTCACCAGTTCTTCTGCAATGTCCCCCAGCTCCTGAAACTCTCTTGTTCCAATGACTATGTCAGTGAGCTTGGGGTCTCTGTTTTCCTGTCCTTGGTGACATTTCTTTGTTTCATCTTTATTGGCCTCTCCTACACACACATATTCTCTACTGTGCTGAGCATCCCATCTGCTGAGGGCAGATCCAAGGCCTTTTCTACTTGCCTCCCCCACCTATGTGTTGTCATATTATTTGTCTCTACTAGTGTCTTTGAGTTTCTAAAGCCACCTTCTGACTCTCCAGTTCCATCTGATTTTTTGCTCACTGTTTTTTATACTGTTGTGCCCTCAACACTCAATCCAATGATCTACAGCTTGAGAAACAAGGCCATGATGACAGCTCTACAAAAggttttaaaaggaaagaaagcctAA